Proteins found in one Zea mays cultivar B73 chromosome 1, Zm-B73-REFERENCE-NAM-5.0, whole genome shotgun sequence genomic segment:
- the LOC100277644 gene encoding uncharacterized protein LOC100277644 translates to MIQELLGGAAMDQLKSVNESLPLLLHSVISNPSPTSSSSTSSRSSAQQHQQQRSTSATSSPQAGQQQQQQGQGQGAEQTPLRCPRCNSSNTKFCYYNNYNLTQPRHFCKTCRRYWTKGGALRNVPIGGGCRKPRPMPTPVTKPAVSCKAVGGAQSLGLGVGLGMGAGPGPWASSQQAAAAQLMALLNSARSVQGGGGGNMHRLLGLDAVAHLPLHVLPGAGNNAGGTAPSFWPQAAPRVIPAPPHMDSQLGMGPLGQHDVLSSLGLKLPPPSPSPAASYYSDQLHAVVSSAAGRGHEYETAACATSLPCTTALTSLPPAASSVSAALASAATVGLDLPLVSLSAPEMQYWAGPAAMSVAWPDLPTPNGAFP, encoded by the coding sequence ATGATCCAAGAACTGCTCGGCGGGGCCGCCATGGACCAGCTCAAGAGCGTGAATGAGTCCCTGCCCCTGTTGCTGCACTCGGTCATCTCCAACCCATCGCCCACGTCGTCGTCGTCGACGTCGTCGCGCTCGTCTgcgcagcagcatcagcagcagcGGTCGACGTCGGCAACGTCGTCGCCGCAAGcagggcagcagcagcagcagcagggccAGGGGCAAggagcggagcagacgcctctgcGGTGCCCCAGGTGTAACTCCTCCAACACCAAGTTCTGCTACTACAACAACTACAACCTCACCCAGCCGCGCCACTTCTGCAAGACGTGCCGCCGGTACTGGACCAAGGGCGGCGCGCTCCGCAACGTGCCCATCGGCGGCGGCTGCCGCAAGCCGCGCCCCATGCCCACGCCCGTCACGAAGCCGGCGGTCTCATGCAAGGCCGTGGGCGGCGCGCAGTCGCTGGGCCTCGGCGTCGGCTTGGGCATGGGCGCCGGCCCCGGACCCTGGGCGTCCTCGCAGCAGGCGGCCGCCGCGCAGCTCATGGCGCTGCTCAACAGCGCCAGGAGCGTgcagggaggcggcggcggcaacaTGCACAGGCTCCTCGGCCTCGACGCCGTGGCCCACCTGCCCCTCCATGTCCTGCCGGGCGCGGGCAATAATGCCGGTGGCACGGCGCCGTCGTTCTGGCCGCAGGCCGCGCCGCGTGTCATCCCCGCACCGCCGCACATGGACTCCCAGCTCGGCATGGGGCCGCTGGGCCAGCACGACGTGCTGTCGAGCCTCGGGCTAAAGCTGCCCCCGCCATCGCCGTCGCCGGCGGCAAGCTACTACAGCGACCAGCTGCACGCGGTGGTGAGCAGCGCCGCCGGACGCGGACACGAGTACGAAACAGCCGCCTGCGCCACGTCACTGCCTTGCACCACGGCGCTGACCTCCCTCCCGCCGGCCGCGTCGAGCGTGTCCGCTGCACTGGCCAGCGCCGCCACGGTCGGGCTAGACCTCCCGCTGGTCTCCCTCTCCGCGCCCGAGATGCAGTACTGGGCCGGGCCGGCGGCGATGTCCGTGGCGTGGCCGGACTTGCCCACCCCCAACGGCGCGTTCCCGTGA